The Pseudomonas oryzicola genomic sequence TCTCGGCCACCGAAGGCTGGTCGGCGGTGATGGTGACCTTGACCAGATCGCCTTCGTTGTTGCCGCCTGGATTGCCCGGTGTACCTGGCTCGTCGGTGACAGTGGTGCTGACGGGGGTCTTGTCCAGAGTCAGCTGCTCGAACTTACCGACGTCGGTGCCGCTGACCGAGGCGATCGATTTGATCACAGGGTCATTGGTGCCGACATAGACGTTATCCGGAGCGGTGACAGTGGCCGAACCGGTCGTGCCATTGGCCGGCACGGTGATGGTGGTGCCGTCGTTCAGGGTGAAGGTCAGCGCACCGTGCTTGTCGATCGA encodes the following:
- a CDS encoding immunoglobulin-like domain-containing protein, with the protein product SIDKHGALTFTLNDGTTITVPANGTTGSATVTAPDNVYVGTNDPVIKSIASVSGTDVGKFEQLTLDKTPVSTTVTDEPGTPGNPGGNNEGDLVKVTITADQPSVAE